The following coding sequences are from one Lolium rigidum isolate FL_2022 chromosome 6, APGP_CSIRO_Lrig_0.1, whole genome shotgun sequence window:
- the LOC124666683 gene encoding UDP-glycosyltransferase 73C12-like: MATSSELHFVLVPLAAQGHIIPMVDVARLIAACGPRVTIVTTPVNAARNRATVDGARTAGLPLDLVELPLSGPRHGLPEGMEAVDQVIGHEPAMYIKFLSAIWDLAGPLEEYIRALPRRPVCLVADASSPWTAPVCARLGIPRLVMHFPSAYFQLAVHCLTAHGVHDRVDEMEPFEVPGFPVRAVGCKATVRGFFQYPGLEKEHQDALDAEATADGLLFNTFRGIEGTFLDAYAAALGKTTWAVGPTCASSSMVDDADSKAGRGKPADVDTGHIVSWLDARQQASVLYVSFGSITQLTAKQLAELARGLEASGRPFVWAIKEAKTDAAVRALLDDEGFEARVKDRGLLVRGWAPQVTILSHPAVGGFLTHCGWNGTLEALSLGVPALTWPTIADQFCSEMLLVDVLGVGVRSGVKIPAMYVPKEGEGVQVTSGDVEKAIAELMGDEPEAAARRTKAKEIAAEARAAMVEGGSSHSDLTDLISYVSELSRKRGHENSTALPSAAAEL, encoded by the coding sequence ATGGCGACGTCGTCGGAGCTGCACTTCGTGCTGGTGCCGCTGGCGGCGCAGGGCCACATCATCCCGATGGTGGACGTGGCGCGCCTCATCGCCGCGTGCGGCCCGCGGGTCACCATCGTCACCACGCCCGTCAACGCCGCGCGCAACAGGGCCACCGTCGACGGCGCCAGGACGGCGGGCCTCCCCCTCGACCTCGTCGAGCTCCCGCTCTCCGGCCCGCGGCACGGCCTCCCGGAGGGGATGGAGGCCGTCGACCAGGTGATAGGGCACGAACCGGCCATGTACATCAAGTTCTTAAGTGCCATCTGGGACCTGGCCGGGCCGCTGGAGGAGTACATCCGAGCGCTTCCTCGCCGGCCCGTGTGCCTCGTAGCCGACGCGTCCAGCCCGTGGACGGCGCCGGTGTGCGCGCGTCTCGGCATCCCGAGGCTCGTGATGCACTTTCCGTCGGCTTACTTCCAGCTCGCCGTCCACTGCCTGACCGCACACGGCGTGCATGATCGCGTCGACGAGATGGAGCCGTTCGAGGTGCCGGGCTTCCCGGTGCGCGCCGTCGGGTGCAAGGCCACGGTTCGAGGCTTCTTCCAGTACCCCGGACTCGAAAAGGAGCACCAAGACGCGCTCGACGCCGAAGCCACCGCCGACGGCCTGCTCTTCAACACGTTCCGCGGCATCGAGGGCACCTTCCTCGACGCGTACGCGGCGGCGCTCGGTAAGACGACGTGGGCCGTCGGGCCGACCTGCGCCTCGAGCAGCATGGTCGATGATGCGGACTCCAAGGCCGGCCGCGGCAAACCCGCGGACGTCGACACCGGGCACATCGTTTCGTGGCTCGACGCCCGGCAGCAGGCGTCCGTCCTGTACGTCAGCTTCGGCAGCATCACGCAGCTGACGGCGAAGCAGCTCGCCGAGCTCGCACGCGGCCTCGAGGCGTCGGGGCGGCCGTTCGTCTGGGCCATCAAGGAGGCCAAAACCGACGCTGCTGTCAGGGCTCTGCTCGACGACGAGGGGTTCGAGGCGCGCGTCAAGGACAGGGGCCTCCTCGTGCGGGGCTGGGCGCCGCAGGTCACCATCCTCTCGCATCCGGCCGTGGGCGGCTTCCTCACGCACTGCGGCTGGAACGGCACGCTGGAGGCTCTCTCCCTGGGCGTGCCGGCGCTGACTTGGCCCACCATCGCCGACCAGTTCTGCAGCGAGATGCTGCTCGTGGACGTGCTCGGCGTCGGCGTCAGGTCCGGCGTCAAGATCCCCGCTATGTACGTCCCCAAGGAGGGCGAGGGGGTTCAGGTAACGAGCGGCGACGTGGAGAAGGCGATCGCCGAGCTTATGGGCGATgagccggaggcggcggcgagaagGACCAAGGCCAAGGAGATCGCCGCCGAGGCGAGGGCGGCCATGGTGGAAGGCGGGTCGTCGCACTCCGACCTGACGGACTTGATCAGCTACGTCTCGGAGCTTTCGAGAAAGAGGGGACACGAGAACTCGACGGCGCTGCCTTCCGCGGCGGCAGAGCTCTGA